In one window of Camelina sativa cultivar DH55 chromosome 15, Cs, whole genome shotgun sequence DNA:
- the LOC104744803 gene encoding tubby-like F-box protein 9, with protein MTIRTLIQEMRSRPHRVVHDAASIPTVSDSFSWEELPEELLREILIRVETADGGDWPSRKNVVACAGVCRSWRILTKEIVAFPEFSSKLTFPTSLKQPGPRDSLVQCFILRNRNTQSYHLYLGLTNSLTGNGKFLLAASKLKRATCTDYIISLRSDDMSKRSNVYLGRVRSNFLGTKFTVFDGNLTAQTGAAKMQKSRSSNLIKVSPRVPQGSYPIAHISYELNGLGSRGPRRMRCIMDTIPMSIVETRGGVASTSISSFSIRPSPLLRSHSKPVRSNSASCSDSGNNLRDPPLVLSNKTPRWHEQLQCWCLNFHGRVTVASVKNFQLVAVSDCETGQPSERIILQFGKVGKDMFTMDYGYPISAFQAFAICLSSFETRIACE; from the exons ATGACGATCCGGACTTTGATCCAGGAAATGCGGTCAAGACCACACCGTGTGGTCCACGACGCCGCTTCGATTCCTACTGTTTCAGACTCTTTCAGCTGGGAGGAGCTTCCAGAGGAGCTGCTCAGAGAAATCCTGATTAGGGTTGAGACTGCTGACGGCGGCGATTGGCCTTCACGAAAAAACGTGGTGGCTTGCGCCGGCGTTTGCCGTAGTTGGAGGATTCTCACCAAGGAGATTGTAGCTTTCCCTGAATTCTCCTCTAAATTGACTTTCCCCACCTCCCTCAAGCAG CCTGGTCCAAGGGATTCTCTGGTTCAATGTTTCATACTACGTAATCGGAATACGCAATCGTATCATCTCTATCTCGGATTAACCAACT CTTTGACGGGTAACGGGAAATTTCTTCTTGCTGCTTCTAAGCTAAAGCGGGCAACTTGTACTGATTACATCATCTCTTTGCGTTCAGACGATATGTCAAAGAGAAGCAATGTTTATCTAGGGAGAGTGAG ATCAAACTTCCTTGGAACAAAATTCACGGTCTTTGATGGTAATCTGACGGCACAGACTGGAGCAGCCAAGATGCAGAAGAGCCGTTCTTCTAATCTCATCAAAGTTTCACCTAGAGTTCCTCAGGGAAGTTACCCCATCGCTCACATTTCATACGAGTTAAACGGCTTAGGTTCTCG GGGACCAAGAAGAATGCGTTGCATTATGGATACAATACCTATGAGCATTGTGGAGACCCGGGGAGGAGTAGCTTCAACGTCCATAAGCTCATTTTCCATCCGTCCATCACCGTTGTTGAGATCTCATTCAAAACCGGTGCGCAGCAATAGTGCATCTTGCAGCGACTCAGGCAACAACCTTAGAGACCCACCGTTGGTGCTGAGTAACAAGACTCCACGATGGCACGAGCAGCTACAATGTTGGTGCTTAAATTTCCATGGTCGAGTCACAGTTGCTTCGGTTAAAAACTTTCAGCTTGTGGCGGTTAGCGATTGTGAAACAGGACAGCCGTCTGAAAGGATCATACTCCAGTTTGGGAAAGTTGGCAAGGACATGTTCACCATGGATTATGGATATCCGATTTCTGCGTTTCAAGCGTTTGCAATTTGCCTGAGCAGTTTTGAAACCAGAATCGCCTGTGAATGA
- the LOC104744804 gene encoding CASP-like protein 1D2, protein MASIGNPDPEVGKSEPIPESAALVLLPPPPPSSCASFLGFRKIDVITRVLLFSATLTALIVMVTSDQTEMTQIPGVPSPAPVSAEFKESPAFIFLVVALVVASFYALISTLVSISLLLRHEFTAQISVYITSLDTVMLGILAFATGTAGGFALKGNEDVGWNKICNVYDKFCRYLATSLASSLFASFLLLLLSICSALSKRTP, encoded by the exons ATGGCATCTATAGGGAACCCCGACCCAGAAGTCGGCAAATCTGAACCAATTCCGGAGTCCGCTGCACTAGTActactaccaccaccaccaccatcttcATGCGCCAGTTTTTTAGGTTTCCGGAAGATAGATGTGATAACAAGAGTTCTTCTTTTCTCCGCCACTCTGACTGCTCTTATAGTAATGGTGACCAGCGACCAGACCGAAATGACTCAGATCCCCGGAGTTCCATCTCCGGCTCCTGTCTCTGCCGAGTTCAAAGAATCTCCCGCTTTCAT ATTCCTTGTGGTGGCACTTGTGGTGGCTAGTTTCTATGCTTTAATCTCAACACTTGTCTCCATCTCTTTACTCTTGAGACATGAATTCACTGCACAGATCTCCGTTTACATAACCTCCTTAGACACG GTGATGCTGGGGATTTTGGCGTTTGCGACGGGAACGGCGGGAGGATTTGCATTGAAAGGAAACGAAGACGTTGGCTGGAATAAGATTTGTAATGTCTACGACAAGTTTTGTCGTTACCTTGCAACTTCGCTTGCCTCATCTCTATTTGCTTCTTTTCTGCTTCTACTTTTATCCATTTGCTCAGCTCTTTCCAAGAGAACTCCATAA